Proteins encoded in a region of the Vicia villosa cultivar HV-30 ecotype Madison, WI linkage group LG5, Vvil1.0, whole genome shotgun sequence genome:
- the LOC131603025 gene encoding polygalacturonase QRT3 encodes MRFSTVYFVFSLVLVIEASTCSKFFTREEKLSEFKHKLDQTLANASPPLASSSQTNTSKRVLYLSEYGADPTGSEESSDAILKAVEDAFKLQKGLELVAGVKDLGGVVIDLQGGDYKISKPITFAPGGGNVVVKGGTLRASDTFPGDRHLVELSSSNSNKLKTAESMQSGNLSDIKTQNNGIYYEDITFRDILFDSSYRGGGIFIVDSARIRINNCFFLHFTTEGILVQKGHETFISSCFLGQHSTVGGDRTEKDFSGVAIDLASNDNAVTDVAIFSAAIGIVLRGQANILSGVHCYNKATGFGGIGILVKLAGNSLTRIDNCYMDYTGIVMEDPVQVHVTNGLFLGDANILVKSVKGQILGLNIVDNMFNGDPNKKVPIVSLDGQFSNVDQVMIDRNNVNGMGLRSTVGKLTVSGNGTKWEADFSSVLVFPNRINHVQYSFYAQGEPKFVAHSVTNVSDNVVVVESEKEAKGSVFFRVEQ; translated from the exons ATGAGATTCTCAACTGTGTATTTTGTTTTCTCATTGGTGTTGGTAATAGAAGCATCAACATGTTCCAAATTTTTCACCAGAGAGGAAAAGCTATCAGAGTTCAAACACAAACTTGATCAAACATTGGCTAATGCTTCACCACCTTTGGCATCGTCTTCACAAACAAACACG AGTAAGAGGGTATTGTACCTGAGTGAATATGGTGCAGACCCAACAGGATCAGAAGAGAGTAGTGATGCGATATTGAAAGCTGTGGAGGATGCATTTAAGTTGCAAAAGGGTCTGGAATTGGTAGCAGGCGTGAAAGATTTGGGGGGTGTTGTTATTGATTTGCAAGGTGGGGATTACAAAATCAGTAAACCAATTACTTTTGCACCAGGTGGTGGCAATGTTGTG GTTAAAGGAGGAACCTTGAGAGCATCTGATACTTTTCCTGGTGACCGACATCTAGTTGAGCTGAGCTCATCAAATtccaacaaactcaagacagcaGAATCTATGCAAAGTGGTAACCTCAGTGACATAAAGACACAAAACAATGGCATTTACTATGAAGACATAACTTTCAGGGACATCCTGTTTGATTCAAGCTACAGAGGAGGAGGAATATTCATTGTTGATTCCGCTAGAATCCGAATCAACAACTGTTTCTTCTTACATTTCACCACAGAAGGAATCCTAGTACAGAAAGGACACGAGACATTCATATCAAGTTGTTTTCTTGGACAACACTCAACAGTTGGTGGTGACCGCACTGAGAAGGACTTTTCGGGGGTCGCTATTGATCTTGCTAGTAACGATAATGCTGTCACGGATGTCGCGATTTTCTCAGCAGCCATTGGTATTGTGCTAAGGGGCCAAGCTAATATTCTATCAGGGGTGCATTGTTATAACAAAGCAACAGGATTTGGCGGTATAGGTATCTTAGTGAAATTAGCAGGAAATTCTTTAACTAGAATAGACAACTGTTATATGGATTATACTGGTATAGTAATGGAAGACCCTGTTCAAGTTCATGTCACTAATGGCCTGTTTCTCGGGGATGCTAATATTTTAGTAAAGTCGGTTAAAGGTCAGATTTTGGGCTTGAATATAGTTGATAATATGTTCAACGGCGATCCTAATAAGAAGGTTCCGATTGTAAGTCTCGACGGGCAATTTAGTAATGTTGATCAAGTAATGATTGATAGAAACAATGTAAACGGTATGGGGCTGAGATCAACCGTTGGGAAGTTAACTGTGAGCGGTAACGGCACAAAATGGGAGGCTGATTTTTCATCAGTTTTGGTATTTCCTAATCGGATTAATCATGTTCAGTATTCATTTTATGCTCAAGGGGAGCCAAAATTTGTGGCACATTCTGTTACGAATGTGTCGGATAATGTTGTAGTTGTGGAGAGTGAGAAAGAAGCTAAAGGATCGGTCTTCTTCAGAGTTGAACAATAA
- the LOC131603026 gene encoding lysM domain-containing GPI-anchored protein 2 — MSETNKMVPVWLLTVTVATLLLTTQTYAQPEANFKCATESATCRSLADYSSTNTTTLKEIATLFGVKHFLDLLGANNLPSNTKNTYPLTAKQSIKVPFPCKCGNLTGKSNNIPRYKIKPGDTLSQIANVRFAGLVKYQQIQTANKIPDANNITAGDTLWIPLPCSCDKVGGSSVMHYAHLVESGSSIDAIAQEYGTTSQTLLTINGIDDPKKLQAGQVLDVPLPVCNTNVRNDSVDFPLLVPNGTYYYTANNCVKCKCDSAGSSNNSNSMLQCEESGLKPINQWSVCPSAKCSKNVLIGNITSTDSCNRTFCDYVGYTSRNISVDLVTQNTCAVAPSGSGGSGSGGSGASRSILNGLAWNKLLILIHFLLFFVYLL; from the exons ATGAGTGAAACGAACAAGATGGTTCCTGTCTGGTTACTCACCGTTACAGTAGCGACTTTACTGTTAACAACACAAACATATGCTCAACCAGAAGCAAATTTCAAATGCGCCACCGAAAGCGCCACGTGCCGCAGTCTAGCCGACTACTCTTCCACCAACACAACAACCTTAAAAGAAATCGCAACCCTGTTCGGCGTGAAACACTTCCTCGACCTCCTCGGAGCCAACAACCTCCCATCCAACACCAAAAACACTTACCCACTAACCGCCAAACAATCCATCAAGGTTCCATTTCCCTGCAAATGCGGTAACTTAACCGGTAAATCCAACAACATACCGCGGTACAAGATAAAACCAGGTGACACGTTAAGCCAAATAGCGAATGTTCGTTTTGCTGGTTTGGTCAAGTATCAACAGATCCAAACCGCTAATAAGATACCAGATGCTAACAATATAACCGCCGGTGATACACTTTGGATCCCTTTGCCTTGTAGCTGTGATAAAGTGGGTGGGAGCAGTGTGATGCACTATGCACATCTTGTGGAATCTGGTAGTAGCATTGATGCTATTGCTCAAGAATATGGCACAACATCACAAACGCTACTCACTATCAATGGTATTGATGATCCTAAAAAACTTCAAGCCGGTCAAGTTCTAGATGTTCCTCTTCCAG TTTGTAACACAAATGTGAGGAATGATTCGGTGGATTTTCCATTGCTTGTACCAAATGGGACTTATTACTATACTGCCAATAATTGTGTCAAATGTAAATGTGACTCTGCTGGTAGTAGTAACAACAGCAATTCTATGTTACAATGTGAGGAGTCGGGACTAAAACCGATAAATCAGTGGTCAGTTTGTCCGTCTGCGAAATGCTCCAAGAATGTGTTGATTGGGAACATTACGTCTACTGATTCGTGTAACCGGACGTTTTGTGATTATGTGGGTTATACTTCTCGCAATATCTCTGTCGATCTTGTAACTCAAAACACTTGCGctg TGGCACCAAGTGGTTCAGGTGGTTCGGGTTCAGGTGGATCAGGGGCATCTAGGAGCATCTTGAATGGCTTGGCTTGGAATAAGCTTCTTATTCTCATTCACTTCCTTCTGTTTTTTGTTTATCTTTTGTAG
- the LOC131605678 gene encoding RING-H2 finger protein ATL73-like gives MAENHSHSHSQSPIPCHDHEQVAGFDWMVLVAAILCAIVCALGLNTMLQCVFQCVGRVLTEPVQWISSRRLNTGIKEKDTVALPTSTYSSHDSGSPSSASSCVICLAEFCNGDQIRFLPKCNHHFHVVCIDKWLLSHSSCPTCRNLTRV, from the coding sequence ATGGCTGAAAACCATTCCCATTCTCACTCTCAATCTCCTATACCATGTCATGATCACGAACAAGTAGCTGGTTTTGATTGGATGGTTCTAGTGGCAGCTATTTTATGTGCTATTGTTTGTGCTCTTGGTCTTAATACTATGTTACAATGTGTTTTTCAATGTGTTGGTCGTGTACTTACAGAGCCTGTGCAATGGATTTCTTCTAGGAGGTTGAATACCGGAATCAAGGAAAAAGACACGGTAGCTTTGCCAACTTCAACATATAGTTCTCATGACTCAGGTTCTCCATCTTCAGCTTCTAGTTGTGTCATTTGTTTGGCTGAATTCTGTAATGGTGACCAAATAAGGTTCCTGCCAAAATGCAATCATCATTTCCATGTGGTTTGTATTGATAAGTGGTTGTTGTCTCATTCTTCTTGCCCTACTTGCAGGAATCTCACTCGAGTCTAG
- the LOC131603028 gene encoding 1-Cys peroxiredoxin, translated as MPGLTIGDTIPDLQVDTTQGKIKLHQFFSDKWTILFSHPGDFTPVCTTELGKIAQYASEFNKRGVLLLGLSCDDLESHKEWIKDIEAHTPGAKVNYPIISDPKREIIKQLNMVDPDEKDSNGNLPSRALHIVGPDKKIKLTFLYPATTGRNLDEVMRVVDSLQKASKFKIATPANWKVGDPVVISPDVTNEQAKEMFPQGFETADLPSKKEYLRFTNV; from the exons ATGCCTGGCCTTACTATTGGAGACACTATTCCTGATCTTCAAGTTGATACCACACAAGGCAAAATCAAGCTTCACCAGTTCTTTTCTGATAAATGGACCATTCTCTTCTCTCATCCTGGTGATTTCACCCCAGTTTGCACCACTGAGCTTGGTAAGATTGCTCAGTATGCTTCTGAGTTTAACAAACGAGGAGTTTTACTTTTAGGATTGTCTTGCGATGACTTAGAGTCACACAAGGAGTGGATCAAAGACATTGAAGCCCACACT CCAGGTGCAAAGGTGAACTATCCAATAATTTCTGATCCCAAAAGGGAAATCATCAAGCAACTCAACATGGTTGATCCTGATGAGAAAGATTCCAATGGGAATTTACCATCAAGGGCTCTTCATATTGTTGGCCCAGATAAGAAG ATTAAGTTGACTTTTCTGTACCCTGCAACAACTGGGAGGAACCTAGATGAAGTGATGAGGGTGGTGGATTCATTGCAGAAGGCATCAAAGTTCAAGATTGCAACTCCTGCTAACTGGAAGGTTGGGGACCCTGTTGTGATTTCGCCTGATGTGACTAATGAACAAGCTAAGGAGATGTTTCCTCAAGGTTTTGAGACTGCTGATCTTCCATCAAAGAAGGAATATCTTAGGTTCACCAATGTTTGA
- the LOC131603027 gene encoding polygalacturonase At1g48100-like, giving the protein MDFIHGLFILWITLILINHNLKNVEGRSHFHKEKKVTSANPSESSNSSPSVPSDPYPNDPRDSSSDCVFDVRDFGAVGDGLADDTPAFKKAWKEACVVESGVMLVPENYTFKITSVIFSGPCKPGLVFQVDGVLIAPDGPDSWPEADSRNQWLVFYKLDQMSLNGTGTIEGNGDQWWDLPCKPHRGPDGKTLSGPCGSPAMIRFFMSSNLMVSGLQIQNSPQFHMKFDGCQGVMIDRLSISAPKLSPNTDGIHVENSQDVGIYNSLISNGDDCISIGPGTSNIEIAGVTCGPSHGISIGSLGVHNSQACVSNLTVRDTVIRESDNGLRIKTWQGGMGSVSNLKFENIQMENVGNCILIDQYYCLTKECLNQTSAVHVNDVSYKNIKGTYDVRTAPIHFACSDTVACTNITLSEVELLPFEGELLDDPFCWNAYGFQETLTIPPIGCLREGEPEAVGDLSTYQCSN; this is encoded by the exons ATGGATTTTATTCATGGATTGTTTATTCTATGGATTACCTTAATACTTATCAACCATAATTTGAAAAATGTGGAAGGAAGGAGCCACTTTCACAAGGAAAAGAAAGTAACTTCCGCTAATCCTTCCGAGTCTTCCAATTCTTCCCCTagtgttccttctgatccttatCCGAACGATCCTCGCGACTCGTCTTCAGACTGTGTTTTCGATGTGAGAGACTTTGGAGCGGTTGGAGATGGTTTAGCTGATGACACACCTGCATTCAAGAAAGCATGGAAAGAAGCTTGTGTTGTAGAGTCAGGGGTTATGCTTGTTCCGGAAaattacacatttaaaatcacTTCAGTTATTTTTTCAGGTCCATGCAAACCAGGATTAGTATTTCAA GTGGATGGTGTGCTAATAGCACCAGATGGACCTGATTCATGGCCAGAAGCAGATAGCAGAAATCAATGGCTAGTATTCTATAAACTTGACCAAATGAGTCTTAATGGTACAGGAACCATAGAAGGCAATGGAGATCAATGGTGGGATCTTCCCTGCAAACCTCATAGG GGTCCAGATGGAAAAACTTTATCAGGACCATGTGGTAGTCCAGCT ATGATTCGGTTCTTCATGAGCTCCAATTTGATGGTGAGTGGACTGCAAATTCAAAACAGTCCTCAATTCCACATGAAATTTGATGGCTGTCAAGGTGTAATGATTGATAGGTTATCCATTTCTGCACCTAAACTTAGCCCAAACACTGATGGAATCCATGTTGAAAACTCACAAGATGTTGGGATATACAACTCCTTAATAAGCAATG GTGATGATTGTATCTCAATAGGACCCGGGACTTCAAATATTGAAATAGCTGGTGTGACTTGTGGTCCTAGCCATGGGATTAG CATTGGAAGCCTAGGTGTACACAACTCACAAGCATGTGTGTCAAACTTAACAGTCCGTGACACGGTGATAAGAGAATCAGACAATGGACTAAGAATAAAGACATGGCAAGGTGGAATGGGATCAGTGTCAAATTTAAAATTCGAGAACATACAAATGGAAAATGTAGGAAACTGCATCCTTATAGACCAATACTATTGTTTGACAAAGGAATGTCTAAACCAAACTTCAGCTGTTCATGTGAATGATGTGTCCTATAAAAACATTAAGGGTACTTATGATGTTAGAACTGCTCCTATTCATTTTGCTTGCAGTGACACTGTTGCTTGCACAAACATAACACTTTCTGAGGTTGAGCTTTTACCATTTGAAGGTGAGTTGTTGGATGACCCTTTTTGTTGGAATGCGTATGGTTTTCAAGAGACATTGACTATACCTCCAATTGGTTGTTTAAGGGAAGGTGAACCTGAGGCTGTGGGTGATCTTTCTACCTATCAATGTAGTAATTAG